The Helianthus annuus cultivar XRQ/B chromosome 11, HanXRQr2.0-SUNRISE, whole genome shotgun sequence region AAAGAAATATGAGATCACCAAGGTTGGATGTCAAAAGGATCacaattttaattatttttgtttctaAATGCTATTTTTTTGTACGATTTCCATCTATACCTCTGTGCTTGGCTAGTTTTACTAAAAAGGTTGAAGTTTACTCATGGTATGACCTAAGAAGTTTCACATACAGGTAATTTATAGTTAGAATTTGGGTACTCATTTTATTTTCTTATCATCCCTTAAAGGAGGAGGAAGTACAATGCCCAGATAGGGATGACGTTGCAACTAAGCTTGGGAAGCAATTGGAACTTCAGGTGACACATGAAATTATTGTAAGACCTTCCTTTATGTTTTCCTTTCATTGTTCCCACATATTAATTTGACTTTTGGTTCTAATAAGCGAAAAACATGAGATAATATGAGGCGtttgcatcttaaatatggtgaGGTGCTAGATGAGAGGCAGGAGCTTCACTTGCGCGGCGTGATGCAATTACGGAAGCAGTTAAATGGCTCAAGAATGCTTAGTTAATCAAAGTCTCTAATTTGAACTAGGgttggcaaaatgggtgggttgggcaggtttgggtaatgggttaggatgggtatgggttaggatgggtttgggttagaaTGAGTTTATTAAGAAATAAGTTAGGATGAGTTTAGGTCGAGATGAATTTTTGTCAAGATGGATTTGGGCATGATAGGctaaaaatataaacaaataaaaaaataaaaaaataaataaatcaaaaattctaaaaataaaaaaaaatcaaaaaataaaaaaattttaaaaatcaaaaaaatcaaaaataaaagaaataaaaaaattgaaaaaaaggtTCAGTGCTTTTTGGGGATTGTACGTAGATGTGACaaaaaatcagaatttttttaaaaaaattagatatTTGTACACCGCTTTAGCATCTTAATACAAGCAAATCAATCTAGATGACAGATTGACAGAAATATAAGCTTGTTAAGTAATACCAAAACTTTCCGGTTGTATACATACATAGATCATCCACAAGTGGAACTTGCACTCAgctgaaccagaaccagcaaaATATTATATTCACACACATGATTCATTTGCAATACTAAATTACAatcatttaaaaataaaaagccTCAATTTGTCTTTTTAGGTTTATTTGAATATGATCTAATCATCAATTCACAAAACTAATGGTAATCACaaccctaaaattcaaaaatcctttttcttcacaaaacaAATCTCTAATTAATCAGCAGGTAGATTGAACaataaaacaaacacaaatgatAAATCTACCTTGAGAAGATATTCTCTTGACAGCAGAAGCTGTACATTTCTTTATCTTGAAGAAATCAAATACTTTGGTCTGCCTAAAATTAAAATCAAATCAAAACTCTCAAACATTTCATGCAGACACGCAATACGTAAACGGAAAACTCAATACTTTTAACCGCCGGAATAATgtattttaataatccaaacttttAGTCATTGGCCGGCAacggtcccaacttcaaaaataactgGTGGTAGTCTCAacttttcacatattgtaaacaAATGGATTTTTACTAAAAaaaaccttaatttctttttgtctcTTTATCCTTTTCGGTTTAGTAAAGGTCCATTGGTTTACATTATATGAAAAAGTTTCCGAAAAGGATAAAgagacaaaaagaaattaaggtttttttagtaaaagtccattggtttacaatatatGAAAAGTTGGGACCACCAccggttatttttgaagttgggaccgtTTCAGGCCAATAACTaaaagtttggattattaaaatccattattccttaaCCGCCGGCGGAGGATGATCAGAGCATTGACTGCAGAACCAGGGGCCAATCGGAACACGAACAACGATAGGGCGGAGACACGTCATGTGAAACGCTTTATCACATTTATCGCACAGCAGCAACTGGTGGTCCCGGTCACCTGAGCTGCATTCATCGCAAATGGTGTCATTACAGTCGTTGTTGTGTTCAACGACAGAGGACATAGAGAGAGTACAATGATTTAGGGTTGAATCCATGAAGTCTGATGCGTTTTTGGGTTAGAGAATTAAAAACTCATCCTCACCCATGTTAAAATTTAGATGGATATTTTAAAATCCATCCTAACCCATCTTTACTAAATCCTCAGCCCAAGAACAAAGTTCTCTATTTAAATTCAATACAAAAATAATCAAAGTCTCTAATTTGAACCATAGGTTCCAAGAAAAAAGTTCTACAATTGAAattcaataaaaaaaaactaagtgATAAACACtaataaataaaaagataaaaatgaaACAATATAAAGAAAagataattaaaataaatatttaaattaagTATACGGATAATGATAATGATATACTCTCCATCTTTCAGAAAACTCAATTATTAACCGTTGGCCACTAACATTTTCAAGGACCAAAGCCACCTGGGGCAAAAGAAATAATGTTTTCTTTCTTCTTATCTATTCCAAGGACACACAACTTTACTGTTTCCATATATTAATTGGCGTTAGGTTTCTAATTGCCATTGGGCCTGTTTTATTTTCTGTTCTCACATAATTCAACTGTTTAGCACcctttaaataatttttttagacATAAAATTCAGCTCCTTTAAGATTTTGTGACCCAccgtcaattttttttttctgtaacTAATCCATGaaatgttttcataaaaaaatcaaaaaaaaagtTCAGTGCTTTTTGAGGATTGTACGTAGAGGTGACAAAAAAtcagaattttatttaaaaaaaaattagatattTCTACACGGCTTTAGCATCTTAATACAAGCAATTCAATCTAGTTTTCATAATGtttaggaatattggattttaataaccTCAATTATTCGCAGTTGGCCACTAACAGttccaacttaaaaaataactaCTGGTAGCCCCAACTATTGATATATTGGCCACCAATGAACCCTGACTAACAGCACACTAACGTAGTTACTCTCCGGTCGCTGGAAAACCGTTTTTGTCCAaaaaaaggtttctaaaggttCGATCTAaagttacaaagaggtttggtaCTAAAATATTGAGTTTTCCGGCGAAAAAGGAGTTTTCGGACGACTTTAATAATTGGGGTGTTTACTAGAAAAAGGTTCACAAAGGTCCATAATGaggttacaaagaggttcggGACGAAAATGTtaagttttccggccaaaaatgagttttccggcCGAAAAACGTTTTTCCGGTGTGACTGTAGACTAACAACGTCAGGATTTTATTAGTCAGGGTCCATCGGAGGCCAATATATTAAAAGTTAGTACTGTTAGTGGTTATTATTAAAGCTGTGACTATTGGCGGTCAACGgtgaatagttgagattattaaatcCAATATTCCTAATGTTAAGAGCTTGAAgattttggttgaacgctccccACGCCCGCTATCCCCACCAAGCGCACCCACCCGTCGCAATGTTCGCGCCCTCTTGTAGCTAATGTGACAGCATTGGCGCCCCCAATGGAACCCCATAACACATGTTCTATCTATCTCTCTGCATACCTGCCTAGTCTAccttgaaaacaaaaaaaaagggtATATTAAATTAACTTGTAAGTTCTATTATTCTTATTAAGTTGTCTTACAAAATTCTTGTTCCTATGCGTTATCATCTAAGTATTTATAACATCTAATTTTTCATTTGATTTATGAAACAAGTTAAAAACGTTAAATAGTTTCAAGTGTTACAATAGATACTTCCTCAACTTCCCTTTTAcagtttattatttaattttattttaactaCATAAAGATTAACATATATAATCTTCTTTCTATACCAATAATTAACTTAATTACTTGGTCTAGCAACTTCTTTCACTTCAATAACACTAAGGCAGCACATACTATTAACAGCAATATATAATTTTAGCAAAACTATTCTTAGGCTTATTATAGGCAACGTACAATAAATTTGACCATGCTTAACCCATAAAATTTATATTGGTTTCATATTATCACTCAATGTATCTATCTGGGCCTTATTTACTTATTGAGCTAAACTATAAATGATTTGTGGgcttgtaaaaacgtggtgggcTGGACCATTGTAAGGCAACCAAATGTGAAACTAGGGCACATGAAATAGAAGTAAAGCAGGGGTCGTCTGGTTTCCAGAGTCGAGTGACGGACATTTGGTTACCTCAAATCTGGCTGGAACTTTCACTGTCATGCGAAGAGGGTGGAATTAGATGGATATTAACTTCATCTGAAGAAATATTAACTATTCAATTTCTTTCAATTCCCTTCTCGTTTTTCTATCTTAGTTGTAACTCCCTTGTCAAATATTTAATTTGCAGGTGGGGAAGAACTTGGAACACTTGAAGATTCCTCTCACTCATATTCAATCAGCAACCCATGATTTCTCAACTAAATACAAAATTGTAGATTTCAGAGATGGCTATGCTTTCTACAGAGCAGAACTCGAGCATTATGATAAAGAGAATCCATCATCCAAGAGACACAACACTGTACTTATCAAACGCTACCCCCCTTCTGGAAATGAGTTCTATGGAGAAACAGAGTTTCTCGTAGAAATAGAAATTCTTTCCGGTGGAGTTAAGCATCCCAACATAGTCAATCTGCTTGGATTTTGTTTTGAAGAGTCTGAGATGATCCTTGTCATTGACAATTTTTCTAATGGATTTCTTGGTGAGAATTTGGGAAACATCAAAGACAAGCGTCTTTTGAATTGGGAAAACCGTTTGAAAATATGCATTGAGGTTGCACACGCATTAAGGTACATTCACTATGAGATGGAAGACCAGAAGATGATAATAAACCGTGATATATGCAGTTACAACATTGGGTTGGACGAGAATTTTGGGGCAAAGATTATTAATTTTTCGTGGTCTGTATTCCTGCCTCCAAATCAAGATAACGAAGCTCTCTATCACAAAATTCGTTTTGACAGACCAAGCTACAGAGATCCACAGTATGAGAAGACTGGTAAGTTGAAAAGAGAATCAGATGTTTATGGTTTCGGAGTAGTCTTGTTTGAAATTCTATGTGGGAGATTAGCCTATGACCCAATTTACAAGAAGGAGAGTGACAAAGGGCTGGCTTTTGTGGCAAGACGAAGCTTCAGCATAGGAACACTAGAAGAGATGATAGATCCTATATTAAAGGAAGAAATTGGTGAAATCAAATTTGTTCTAAATAGAGGACCCAACAAGGATTCTTTGCACACGTTTATTACAATTGCACACCAGTGTGTGGCAGAAACTCAAGACCAACGCCCAACAATGAAAGTCGTAGTCAAGGAACTTGAAAAAGCATTATTCTTTCAAGTAAGTTACTGTTCTAAATTCAGTTTATCAACGCCTAGAAGTAATCTGTGTTATGGTTCCCTGTTATATAGAAAACAAAAAATTAGAATGCTTTATGAGGTTGGGTTCAAATTATATGAAATTCATTGTTAAAAATCTTTTCCACTTTATAATGTCTTGCATCAACCTATCAGGTTTACTTTTTAGACATTGTAGGAATTTATCAATCCTACCTTTTAGACTATCAAGTTAGGACTTTGCTAGAATTGCTTATACGtaagtataataataaataaaagttcAATCCAAAACTTTTAGAAAACACAGTACGGTGCATATTTAATTCATAAAGGACATTTATCATCATATTAAAATCATGTTGTTTAGTGTTTGTGATCAATGATACGACTCAATTATCAATTTACTTATCATTTATAGTTTTTCATAATATTTAGAAAAAGATAATACCAATTTAGTTTTCTATTACCACTTTATTTAGTTATCAATATATTTATTTGAATTGTTGTATCATGTTTGACAGAACAACAACAAGGATAACCCCAAAATGTCACTTGAAGACATAAAACGGGTGACACAAAACTTTCATGATGACAATTTCATCGGTGGGGGAGGATTCGGTAAAGTCTATAAAGGAAACCTTCAAGATGGAGATGGATTTAAAACCATTGTTGCAAAGCGATTGGATACAAGATTTGGTCAAGGAGAACAACAATTCTTTAGTGAGCTTCAAATTCTTTTGGATTATAAACATGAGAATGTCATTGGTCTGGTAGGCTACTGTGATGAAACTGATGAAAAAGTCCTTATCTATGAGTATTTGTCCAAGGGAAGTCTTGATAGGTATTTGAATCATACTTCTCTTACATGGGTGAAACGACTTAATATATGCATTGATGTTGCAAGAGCGTTGGATTTCCTACACGGAGGAGTAGGAAAACAAGCAAAGGTGATACATAGGGACATCAAAACTGAAAACATCCTGTTAAACAATGATTGGAAAGCAAAACTGGCTGATTTTGGGCTTTCGCTAATATGTTCAATAAATCAGGAAACAGACTATATTATCGATCATGCGTGTGGCACAAAAGGATACGTGGACCCACTTTATAGACAATCGGGATTCCTAACCATAGAATCCGATATTTACTCGTTTGGTGTTGTTTTATTTGAGATTTTGTGCGGGAGATCAACGTTTGAAATCCAAAAACGTGAGGGCCACTATCTACGAGATTTCATTGAAAAAAGTTTTAAAGAAGGAAAGCATGGTGAGGTGGTGTTCAAACAAATAAGGGAACATATCGTGCCTAAATCACTAATTACATTTCAAGAGGTTGCCTACCAATGCCTACATCTTGAGAGAGAAAAACGGCCGACAACAAAAAAAGTTTTGATGCAACTGAAGAAAGCATTGGTATTTCAAGTAAGTTATCCCAGTTTTATGAAAGCAAAGTTCCATTAACTGCACTAATACAAATTATGACTTTAACTTGTGTTCATCAAAAGGTTATTAATGGTATTTTTATAGATTAATCTTTTAACGACaagaacaaacacacacacatgtgtgtgtatTAGAAACTGTATTTATTCCAAATGTTTTAGTGTATTTTTTAcgtttttattattaatatctttagggtaaattacttgaattttgtaatttttttgttatatttgaATATCTAAAAAATTATTGATAAGCGGATAAAAAAGTATGCTATTGCTTATTTACGTGTGTATTAAACTTAAGAGTTTAATATATTGTGTGTACTATTAGTCGTGGCTACCTTTAAATCATGTATATTTATTCAATTTTTAAGCTTATTTAATTAAGTGGAATAGAAAGTCAGGGACTGAGGTTGCTAGATCTGATATATTTATGTATGTGTGGTTGCTCATATATCTTATTAGATCTTACCTTCTCTTTCATTTGTAACCTGTTGTTTTAACACTCCCTTCTGCTTGATAAACAGAACATGGCATCAACAATGAACCAGTTTGCTCACTTACAAATCCCACTTGAAGCTGTGGCGAAGGCCACCAACAACTTTCATCATGATAACATCATCGAACATGGTGGAGTTGGTATTGCATATAAAGGACGACTCTTGTGGTCTGGGAGGTTGATGGAGATCATTGCACGGAGATTTGATTGTAAGCATGTGGATGGAGACCTCGAGTTCTTGGCAGAAATTTCAGCGCTTTCTGATCTCAAGCATAAAAATCTGGTCTCTGTTATTGGGTTTTGTGATGAGATAGATGAAAAGATCATTGTAACCACGTATGGGGCCAATGGAAGTCTAGGCCAGTATCTAAACAGCCTGAACCTCACATGGAAGCAAAGATTGAGGATATGTCTAGGTGTGGCTCGTGCGTTGAGTCACCTACATTATGACAAGGGACGTGATTATGCTATTCTACATTGTAACATCAATAGCAACACAATTTTGCTAGACGATAACTGGGAAACCAAGTTATCCGGTTTTGAATTTTCCATCAAACAATCACTAAACTATAAGGACCAGGTGTGCCCTTGTGAACACACTGGCACAATGGGGTGTATGGACCCAGCAATTGAAAAGACGGGAGGTGTGACCCAAAAGTCAGACATCTACTCATTCGGTGTTGTTTTATTCGAAACATTGTGCGGGAGGAAAGCAGTAATTCAGAACGAGGGAGGCTGATAGATCTCTAGCTCAGATGGCCAAGTATGGTTATGAAAATGGTACATTGCATGATATAATCCATCCTCAACTTTTAAATCAAATATTATCTCCGCAATCACTCCTCATATACTCAAAGGTAGCGTATTCTTGCTTAAATGAGGATCGAGCAGACCGCCCAAATATGCACTATATTACGGCTAAACTTGAGAAAGCATTGGAACTTCAATTGCGTGGTGAAAATATTGTAAGACTTTTTTTCctattttattatcttttttttgGTGTACATCATTCATGCATATTAATTTTCCTTTTGAATCTGTATTTTTATATCTTATTCTACTCAAAAGTACCTGAAAATAGGAGGTAAAAGAAATCTAAATGAATGAAAAAACATGAAACATCCAGGATGGGTAACACACTTTTATTTTTTGCAAGTTTGGGATATGTATGGTATTAGTTGATCCTGTCCAATTCACCGCATCAAAATATGATATATATGATTTTAAGACATATAGTAAATAGCATCTTTAAGTTATAAACTT contains the following coding sequences:
- the LOC118484342 gene encoding dual specificity protein kinase pyk3-like; the protein is MILVIDNFSNGFLGENLGNIKDKRLLNWENRLKICIEVAHALRYIHYEMEDQKMIINRDICSYNIGLDENFGAKIINFSWSVFLPPNQDNEALYHKIRFDRPSYRDPQYEKTGKLKRESDVYGFGVVLFEILCGRLAYDPIYKKESDKGLAFVARRSFSIGTLEEMIDPILKEEIGEIKFVLNRGPNKDSLHTFITIAHQCVAETQDQRPTMKVVVKELEKALFFQNNNKDNPKMSLEDIKRVTQNFHDDNFIGGGGFGKVYKGNLQDGDGFKTIVAKRLDTRFGQGEQQFFSELQILLDYKHENVIGLVGYCDETDEKVLIYEYLSKGSLDRYLNHTSLTWVKRLNICIDVARALDFLHGGVGKQAKVIHRDIKTENILLNNDWKAKLADFGLSLICSINQETDYIIDHACGTKGYVDPLYRQSGFLTIESDIYSFGVVLFEILCGRSTFEIQKREGHYLRDFIEKSFKEGKHGEVVFKQIREHIVPKSLITFQEVAYQCLHLEREKRPTTKKVLMQLKKALVFQNMASTMNQFAHLQIPLEAVAKATNNFHHDNIIEHGGVGIAYKGRLLWSGRLMEIIARRFDCKHVDGDLEFLAEISALSDLKHKNLVSVIGFCDEIDEKIIVTTYGANGSLGQYLNSLNLTWKQRLRICLGVARALSHLHYDKGRDYAILHCNINSNTILLDDNWETKLSGFEFSIKQSLNYKDQVCPCEHTGTMGCMDPAIEKTGGVTQKSDIYSFGVVLFETLCGRKAVIQNEGG